A single window of Nicotiana tomentosiformis chromosome 1, ASM39032v3, whole genome shotgun sequence DNA harbors:
- the LOC104091376 gene encoding phospholipase A1 PLIP2, chloroplastic, with protein MDSICLTGGIQGMAGPIAVAGTGALDVRATQFSTSAVGRSSAASMSVEKPSSSQRNRNTSWGFSFRYPLRSFWSGGKGRYDAIAVDDAVLMDEKEEKIEEKKDEEGQNGNWVLKILHVRSMRSKEEDDDVGDKGGGGGVEDDVQENTEGQNGQCGGGDEECDVCSVDDDEEKFKFDRNSFSKLLKRVSLAEARLYAQMSYLGSLAYAIPQIKPENLLRNHGLRFVTSSLEKKEQAEQAMKAEKEKAAAEDQEKKENEVVQTQVEEKNSTNSVEGDGKTSGNRISASTAYHIAASAASYLHSHTKSILPFKSSNTTPNKDSSERTIGCDDNVVGRNREVVSFMATSDSVTSVVAAKEEVKQAVADDLNSNHSSPCEWFVCDDDESLTRFFVIQGSESLASWQANLLFEPIQFEGLDVMVHRGIYEAAKGMYEQMLPEVRSHLKSHGSRAKFRFTGHSLGGSLSLLLNLMLHIRGEVPPSSLLPVITFGAPSIMCGGDRLLRHLGLPRSHLQAITMHRDIVPRAFSCNYPNHVAEFLKAINGNFRNHPCLNNQKLLFAPMGEFLILQPDDKFSPNHDLLPSGSGLYLMSDPVSSSTEAEKQIRAAQSVFLNSPHPLEILSDRSAYGSGGTIQRDHDMNSYLKSVRNVIRQELNSIRKARRKQRRRVWWPLVAPSGVNAGIVVRRHVESGNMGHGQFNFAGILHSGKESLKRFSTLVASQHMHLLVVLLFPARLLIVGTFSMLNFR; from the exons ATGGATAGTATTTGTTTAACGGGAGGGATTCAAGGTATGGCGGGGCCGATCGCCGTCGCCGGCACGGGAGCTTTAGACGTTCGTGCAACCCAATTTAGTACATCCGCCGTTGGCCGTTCGTCGGCGGCGTCCATGTCGGTTGAAAAGCCATCTTCTTCTCAGAGGAATAGAAATACATCATGGGGTTTTTCATTTAGGTACCCACTTAGATCTTTTTGGTCAGGTGGTAAAGGAAGGTACGATGCAATAGCTGTAGACGACGCCGTATTGATGGATGAAAAGGAGGAGAAAATTGAGGAGAAGAAAGATGAGGAGGGGCAAAATGGGAATTGGGTTTTGAAGATTTTGCATGTTAGGTCTATGCGTAGTAAAGAAGAGGATGATGATGTAGGGGACaagggtggtggtggtggtgttgAAGATGATGTTCAAGAAAACACTGAAGGGCAAAATGGTCAATGTGGTGGTGGAGATGAAGAGTGTGATGTGTGTTCGgtggatgatgatgaagaaaaatTCAAATTTGATAGAAATTCTTTTTCTAAGTTGCTAAAAAGGGTGTCATTAGCTGAAGCTAGATTGTATGCTCAGATGTCTTATTTGGGAAGTCTGGCTTATGCTATACCCCAAATTAAG CCAGAAAATTTATTGAGGAATCACGGATTGCGGTTTGTCACTTCTTCATTGGAGAAGAAAGAACAGGCAGAACAGGCAATGAAAGCTGAGAAAGAGAAGGCAGCAGCTGAAGACCAGGAGAAGAAAGAGAATGAAGTTGTTCAAACTCAGGTAGAAGAAAAGAACTCTACAAATTCAGTAGAAGGGGATGGGAAGACCAGTGGGAACAGGATAAGTGCATCTACTGCTTACCATATAGCTGCCTCTGCCGCGTCTTATCTGCACTCTCATACAAAGAGCATTCTTccttttaaatcttccaacacTACACCAAACAAAGATTCCTCTGAAAGAACCATCGGATGTGATGACAATGTAGTTGGAAGGAACAGGGAAGTTGTTTCTTTTATGGCGACCAGCGACTCAGTGACATCAGTAGTTGCTGCAAAGGAGGAAGTTAAGCAGGCTGTTGCAGATGACCTGAACTCGAATCATTCTTCACCCTGTGAGTGGTTCGTATGTGATGATGATGAGAGTTTGACAAGATTTTTTGTCATTCAG GGATCAGAGTCATTGGCATCATGGCAAGCAAATCTACTCTTTGAACCTATTCAATTTGAG GGTCTGGATGTAATGGTTCACCGAGGTATTTATGAAGCTGCAAAGGGAATGTACGAACAGATGCTTCCGGAAGTACGTTCACACCTTAAATCTCATGGTAGTCGTGCCAAATTTCGTTTCACTGGGCACTCCCTTGGTGGAAGTTTATCATTGCTCCTCAATCTAATGCTGCACATAAGGGGAGAAGTTCCCCCGTCTTCCTTGCTTCCTGTTATAACTTTTGGGGCACCGTCAATAATGTGCGGAGGAGACCGCCTCCTTCGCCACCTTGGCTTGCCTCGGAGTCATCTGCAGGCAATCACAATGCACCGAGACATTGTACCCCGAGCCTTCTCTTGCAATTATCCCAATCACGTTGCAGAATTTCTTAAAGCAATCAATGGAAACTTCCGCAATCATCCATGTCTGAATAACCAG AAGTTGTTGTTTGCACCAATGGGGGAGTTCTTAATTCTCCAGCCAGATGACAAGTTTTCTCCGAACCATGACCTACTACCTTCAGGCTCCGGTCTGTATTTAATGAGCGATCCTGTATCAAGTTCAACAGAGGCAGAAAAACAAATTCGAGCTGCTCAGTCTGTGTTTTTAAACTCACCCCACCCACTTGAAATCCTAAGTGATCGCTCAGCCTATGGTTCTGGAGGAACAATACAAAGAGATCATGACATGAACTCATACTTAAAATCTGTAAGAAACGTAATTCGCCAAGAGCTGAACAGCATTAGAAAAGCTCGGAGGAAGCAGAGGCGCAGAGTTTGGTGGCCATTGGTTGCACCAAGTGGGGTTAATGCTGGTATTGTTGTTAGAAGGCATGTGGAATCAGGTAATATGGGCCATGGCCAGTTCAACTTTGCTGGCATTTTACATAGTGGGAAAGAGTCGTTGAAGCGATTCAGTACACTAGTTGCGTCGCAGCACATGCACTTGCTTGTGGTGCTTCTGTTTCCTGCACGGTTGCTTATCGTCGGGACTTTCAGCATGTTGAATTTCCGTTGA
- the LOC138907217 gene encoding serine/threonine-protein phosphatase 7 long form homolog, with amino-acid sequence MGSVCPRRIDNMWEFIRDHPLHPRIVIRLQDAGFYEIIEIGRLQFDWALITAMIERWRPETHIFHLPIGEATIMLEDIEVLFGFPIDGLLVAYSHALRGYKGVHYLHMLQQLTGFQPPEVTALSGVSRLQLMPVRQNLEAMDAEITDASPAEDIGRHTRLLLLLMFGGVLFPNTSGNLVSLRFLHHLERLDDLLSYSWGATVLGYLYRQMCRACMGTQRDVAGFLPLLQKLQYTGEGATTLHGYGRRVTDLAAETLRHARDDKSLGYEAAYVPP; translated from the exons ATGGGCAGTGTTTGTCCCAGACGTATAGACAATatgtgggagttcattagggaccacccactccatccccgtatagttaTACGCCTTCAGGATGCGGGTTTCTATGAGATCATAGAGATCGGCCGGTTGCAGTTCGACTGGGCGTTGATCACggctatgatagagcggtggcgaccggagacgcacataTTTCATCTACCCATCGGCGAGGCTACCATCATGCTTGAGGACATAGAGGTTCTTTTCGGGTTTCCGATTGATGGATTACTTGTAGCTTACTCGCATGCTCTTAGAGGCTACAAGGGAGTGCATTACCTGCATATGTTACAGCAACTCACCGGGTTCCAGCCACCGGAGGTGACTGCATTGAGTGGGGTGAGTCGATTGCAGCTGATGCCCGTCCGACAGAATTTGGAGGCGATGGATGCAGAGATTACGGATGCCTCACCGGCGGAGGATATCGGCCGACACACGAGACTGTTGTTACTGCTGATGTTTGGTGGTGTActattcccgaacacttcgggaaacctagtcagcttgagatttctacaTCATCTGGAGCGATTAGATGATTTACTTAGTTACAGCTGGGGTGCAACTGTTTTAGGTTACCTGTATAGGCAGATGTGTCGGGCGTGCATGGGCACCCAGAGAGACGTTGCTGGATTTTTACCGTTGCTGCAG AAGCTGCAGTATACCGGCGAAGGAGCGACAACTTTGCACGGGTATGGCCGTCGGGTTACTGATCTTGCTGCCGAGACATTGAGACATGCCCGAGATGATAAGAGCTTAGGATACGAGGCTGCTTATGTGCCGCCATAG
- the LOC104091377 gene encoding uncharacterized protein, with protein sequence MAWMTRFLAAVVFLAIGVLFSPETFGSKSEGQHPPKLVTLLKLAHLLCFSTAFGAALWVTFIGGIIMFKNLPRHQFGNLQSKMFPAYFSMVGVCCAVSVGSFGYLHPWKAASAAEKYQLGFILAAFAFNLSNLFVFTPMTIQMMRQRHKIEKEANIGEEVGWTKNQEVAKANPKLAAMNKKFGMIHGLSSLANIFSFGCLAMHSWYLAGKLNL encoded by the exons ATGGCTTGGATGACACGATTCTTAGCTGCTGTAGTTTTCTTGGCAATTGGAGTACTTTTTTCTCCAGAAACTTTCGGATCAAAATCAGAGGGTCAACATCCTCCAAAGCTCGTAACTTTGCTGAAATTAGCTCATCTCCTCTGCTTCTCCACTGCCTTTGGCGCTGCTCTTTGGGTCACTTTCATTGGTGGTATCATCATGTTCAA GAATTTGCCAAGGCATCAGTTTGGGAATCTGCAGAGTAAAATGTTTCCAGCCTACTTTTCCATGGTGGGGGTGTGTTGTGCTGTTTCCGTGGGTTCTTTTGGGTACTTGCATCCTTGGAAGGCTGCGTCTGCTGCTGAGAAGTACCAACTTGGGTTCATTCTTGCTGCATTTGCTTTCAACCTCAGCAATCTCTTTGTCTTTACCCCTATGACCATCCAG ATGATGAGGCAAAGGCATAAGATAGAGAAAGAGGCCAACATCGGGGAGGAAGTTGGATGGACCAAGAACCAGGAAGTTGCTAAGGCTAATCCAAAGCTTGCGGCAATGAACAAGAAATTTGGGATGATTCATGGACTATCTTCCCTTGCTAACATCTTCTCCTTCGGTTGCCTCGCAATGCATTCCTGGTATTTGGCTGGAAAACTGAATCTGTAG